Proteins found in one Oncorhynchus clarkii lewisi isolate Uvic-CL-2024 unplaced genomic scaffold, UVic_Ocla_1.0 unplaced_contig_10374_pilon_pilon, whole genome shotgun sequence genomic segment:
- the LOC139404959 gene encoding fatty acid-binding protein, adipocyte-like: protein MVEAFVGTWKMTSSENFDEYMKAIGVGFATRQMGNMAKPNLLFSIDDGVISMKSQSTFKTTEAKFKLNEEFDEMTADDRKTKTLMTFENGKLVQKQTWDGKTTTLERELQDGKLIAKCVMDDVVALRTYEKEV from the exons ATGGTCGAGGCATTCGTTGGAACTTGGAAGATGACTTCCAGCGAGAATTTTGATGAATATATGAAGGCAATAG GTGTGGGTTTTGCTACTCGGCAGATGGGGAATATGGCGAAGCCCAATTTGCTGTTCAGCATCGACGACGGTGTAATATCAATGAAATCCCAGAGCACTTTCAAAACCACAGAGGCCAAGTTTAAATTGAATGAAGAATTCGACGAGATGACTGCAGATGACAGGAAAACCAAG ACTCTGATGACCTTTGAGAACGGAAAACTGGTGCAGAAACAAACTTGGGACGGCAAGACAACCACGCTCGAGCGGGAGTTGCAAGATGGAAAATTGATTGCG AAATGTGTAATGGATGATGTGGTGGCGCTGAGGACCTACGAGAAAGAGGTGTGA
- the LOC139404960 gene encoding hairy/enhancer-of-split related with YRPW motif protein 1-like, with the protein MRRNHNYSCSSDSELDDNIEVEKDSGDENVNLDSPHDLMSPLKTTQTQARKRRRGIIEKRRRDRINNSLTDLRRLVPSAFEKQGSSKLEKAEILQITVDHLKMIHAASGQGCFEAHALAKDYRSLGFRECLSETARYLSIMEGWNSVDPLRVRLVSHLNNYASQRDIHTGLTGHPGQLAWGSALRTPSAHLPHLLLPLPQGRTLAPHSTSSPPSSSSMSSPCSTDTSVTSRLSVTAPSEALRVPPNDNLPLGLALSVSASKLSQPPPLLSSLSAFSFTTFPLVSPAALNSAGSSTALRNQPYRPWGTEIGAF; encoded by the exons ATGAGACGAAATCACAATTACAGCTGTTCATCTGATAGCGAACTTGATGACAATATAGAAGTGGAGAAGGACAGTGGTGACGAAAATGT AAACCTTGACTCTCCGCATGACTTGATGTCACCCCTGAAAACCACTCAAACTCAAGCCAGAAAACGACGCAGAGGA ATTATTGAGAAACGGCGACGTGACCGAATCAACAACAGCCTGACTGATCTCAGAAGACTTGTGCCAAGTGCGTTTGAGAAGCAG GGATCATCAAAATTGGAAAAAGCTGAAATTTTGCAGATTACTGTAGATCATTTGAAGATGATACATGCTGCCAGCGGACAAG GGTGTTTTGAAGCCCACGCCCTGGCCAAGGACTACCGCAGCCTGGGCTTCAGGGAGTGTCTGTCAGAGACGGCCCGCTACCTAAGCATCATGGAGGGCTGGAACAGTGTCGACCCACTCCGGGTACGCCTGGTCTCTCACCTCAACAACTACGCCTCTCAGAGAGACATCCACACTGGATTGACTGGACACCCTGGACAACTAGCCTGGGGCTCCGCTTTGAGGACACCCTCCGCCCACCTGCCACACCTCCTCTTACCACTCCCCCAGGGACGGACACTAGCCCCCCACAGTACCAGCAGcccaccctcttcctcctccatgtcATCCCCCTGTTCAACTGATACCTCAGTGACCTCCAGACTCAGCGTGACGGCCCCCTCAGAGGCACTCAGGGTGCCCCCCAATGACAATCTACCCCTGGGGCTGGCCCTGTCAGTCTCAGCCTCCAAGCTCTCCcaaccaccacccctcctctcctccctgtctgccttcTCCTTCACTACTTTTCCCCTAGTGTCCCCGGCAGCCCTCAATTCAGCAGGCTCCTCCACAGCCCTGAGAAATCAGCCTTACAGGCCCTGGGGGACTGAGATCGGGGCCTTCTGA